Genomic window (Macrobrachium rosenbergii isolate ZJJX-2024 chromosome 48, ASM4041242v1, whole genome shotgun sequence):
ACTATTTTAACACAACAATATAGTGGAAAGTTTTGGTCGTTTGTGATATACCGCAATATAGTTTACAAAATCAACTACTTACCTGCAGTAAATATTTCACGTATCCTTCTTTCAACAGATAGTGGCACAGCAAGATGAGCCAATGATTGAGGACCTCAGCAAAAGGCATTGTAAGCCTACTCAACAGTAAATCCTGTACTTCGAAAATTTAAGCTGCAGATGACCATCAAGATATCCATTGTACAGCCCTCAGGGAAAGTATAAACCTGAAGTGTCGTAATGTAATACTGAATTATCTTCAGTAGGATAGCTTTGGATTCCATGTTATAAGCACTGCCCATAGCTATAACACTCCCAGCCCTAGCAGGGTATAAAACAGAAAGCATCATAAAACCCAGTAATTAATGACAGAAGGGTAACGAAGAATAAATGGCACTCCGTCAATTCAAAACCAAGCATTATGCCACAAGTGGCAGACACGAAAATCCAGTAAATGATTCTCTAGAAAACGATAACACCCATACTAGTACCAAACAAGAAGATTACAATACACCAATACTCAGAATTCAAAGAAGGTCGAGCGACCCGATTTTGCTCTACAAACCATCCGAAGTTATGGCTTGTCCTGTCCAACCTTACAAGGACGAAGAAGAGGACCTATTTAGGGCATGCCATAACGACCTAATCCGAGATATGAAGTCGAATTATGGTGCAAATCAAAGTCAGCCCGGCAATGCAATTCTTGCTGAACAATACTATGAGGTGAAAGAAAAGTATCCAAAGAAAAGAACTGAGGTGTCATTGCGAGAGGTCCATGCCGACTCCATAACCAGACCAACTCACCATTCTCCCAGAGCACAGAGAAAACCTCCCACCTTCACCTGGTCTATGACGCAAAATGAGCACAAAGAAATGTTTCCTTGTCAAAGACCACATAATGTTCATTCTTATCAAGATTCAGACATCCATTTCTATCAAAATCCTGAGAGCCCAAGTCCTTCATGGAATGAAACAAGGCCTTTCGCATACTACAGCAGCCAAGAACCCCTGGAAGTAGAGAAACTACAGTACTTCTATCACCAAATGGCAACTCACATGCAGTCACCAATCATCTGCCCGGTCACCGGTCACCAGTTTCCAGTCCACCTCCTCCACACTCTTAAAGGAATTCACCATTCTAG
Coding sequences:
- the LOC136831333 gene encoding uncharacterized protein, yielding MALRQFKTKHYATSGRHENPVNDSLENDNTHTSTKQEDYNTPILRIQRRSSDPILLYKPSEVMACPVQPYKDEEEDLFRACHNDLIRDMKSNYGANQSQPGNAILAEQYYEVKEKYPKKRTEVSLREVHADSITRPTHHSPRAQRKPPTFTWSMTQNEHKEMFPCQRPHNVHSYQDSDIHFYQNPESPSPSWNETRPFAYYSSQEPLEVEKLQYFYHQMATHMQSPIICPVTGHQFPVHLLHTLKGIHHSSSSFGEFLPEARVFVHSPNYEFENAKRMLVEGVKLVCDGARETMDKMEFKNKTRMSYNGGRPGVECIPSFDGSCSDVCGKLNYIQSAFLQLAECNDPQILNEARRIIPIDLLHRLLQQMQEHSMEGQEPQGIT